In Bradyrhizobium lablabi, one DNA window encodes the following:
- a CDS encoding glycine reductase, whose product MSAPLDEQLGFAPDYDSPVPYMQRTRDYYAAIGYTTPYRWAHYVDTPFYQLKKPLAQSRVTIITTAAPYDPAKGDQGPGAAYNGGAKFYKVYDGDTGKQHDLRISHIGYDRKHTTATDSGTWFPLPQLLKAKAKGRIGEVAPRFFGAPTNRSHRVTIDVDAPDILARCLDDKVDVAVLVPNCPVCHQTSALVARHLEAGGIPTVVMGCAKDIVEHASVPRFLFSDFPLGNSAGKPHDIESQALTLELALGLLEHASGARTTMQSPLRWSEDASWKLDYNNIAQMSPEELARRRAEFDKQKEIARGNRAA is encoded by the coding sequence ATGTCCGCCCCCCTCGATGAACAACTCGGCTTTGCGCCGGACTACGATTCCCCGGTCCCCTATATGCAGCGGACCCGCGACTACTACGCCGCGATCGGCTACACCACGCCCTACCGCTGGGCACATTATGTCGATACGCCGTTCTATCAGCTGAAAAAGCCCCTGGCGCAATCGCGCGTGACGATCATTACCACCGCCGCCCCCTATGATCCGGCGAAGGGCGATCAGGGCCCTGGTGCTGCGTATAATGGCGGTGCCAAGTTCTACAAGGTCTATGACGGCGACACCGGAAAGCAGCACGATTTGCGCATCTCGCATATCGGCTATGACCGAAAGCACACGACCGCGACCGACAGTGGCACCTGGTTTCCCCTGCCGCAGCTCCTCAAGGCCAAAGCCAAGGGGCGGATCGGCGAGGTCGCGCCGCGCTTCTTCGGCGCGCCGACCAATCGCAGCCACCGGGTCACGATCGATGTCGATGCCCCGGACATCCTGGCCCGCTGCCTCGACGACAAGGTCGATGTCGCCGTGCTGGTGCCGAACTGCCCGGTCTGCCACCAGACGTCAGCGCTGGTTGCCCGCCATCTCGAGGCAGGCGGCATTCCCACCGTCGTGATGGGATGCGCCAAGGACATCGTCGAGCACGCTTCCGTGCCGCGCTTTTTGTTCTCCGACTTCCCGCTGGGCAATTCCGCCGGCAAGCCCCACGATATCGAGTCGCAGGCGCTGACGCTCGAGCTGGCGCTCGGCCTCTTGGAGCATGCCTCCGGCGCACGCACCACGATGCAGTCACCGCTGCGCTGGAGCGAGGATGCCTCCTGGAAGCTCGACTACAACAACATCGCGCAGATGAGCCCGGAAGAACTGGCACGGCGCCGCGCCGAATTCGACAAGCAAAAAGAGATCGCGCGCGGCAACCGGGCCGCCTGA
- a CDS encoding potassium/proton antiporter yields MASLDSVSLAILLGSVLVMAGILSSLLALRFGAPLLLVFLVIGMLAGDSGPGQLQFDDLRTTYLVGSVALALILFDGGLRTRFQSIRAVLAPSMVLATVGVLLTALITAPVAKYALDLNWTEALLVGAVVASTDAAAVFLLVHAQGLRLRPRVGATLEAESGTNDPFAVFLTLMLVELISVGHSSAWHVVLEFCREAALGALIGVVGGRLVVMALNRVALPQGLHAPFVTTAALVIFGAAQLGHASGFLAVYLAGIIIGNRPTRAHNSVVTFLDAATWLAQIVMFVLLGLLVSPQRLMSSAVAAVMVALVLMLVARPIAVFLCLAPFRFNWREKMFIAWTGLRGAVAIFLASIPMLVGLSKAYLYFDVAFVVVIISLLLQGWTLAAAARRLHVALPRADRGPRRVELDLPGQLEQELVGYSVRPKSLFFRRGLIPSWSKPTLVIRDQRILSPVEADPIAPGDYIYLLAPPEKAAALDRFFVDMLPSSAPDPHLLGDFIVSGEHTLSELAEIYGVKVNEADAKLTLADYFDVHLDHAPREGAELALDSIVLVARNIGGGRVNVVGLRLPEDEEDSGPLTRMQTLKRKLGDLWASVAGV; encoded by the coding sequence ATGGCTTCTCTCGATTCTGTCAGCCTGGCCATTCTGTTGGGCTCGGTCCTGGTGATGGCAGGCATCCTGTCGAGCCTGCTCGCGCTGCGCTTCGGCGCGCCGCTACTGCTGGTGTTTCTGGTGATCGGCATGCTGGCCGGCGATTCCGGCCCCGGCCAGCTGCAGTTCGACGATTTGCGCACCACCTATCTGGTCGGCTCGGTGGCGCTTGCGCTGATCCTGTTCGACGGCGGTTTGCGGACGCGCTTTCAAAGCATCCGCGCGGTATTGGCGCCCTCGATGGTGCTGGCCACCGTCGGCGTGCTGCTGACCGCGCTGATCACTGCACCGGTCGCCAAATATGCGCTCGATCTGAACTGGACCGAGGCGCTGCTGGTGGGTGCGGTAGTCGCATCGACCGATGCGGCGGCGGTGTTCTTGCTGGTGCATGCGCAGGGGCTCCGATTGCGCCCCCGCGTCGGCGCGACGCTCGAGGCCGAATCCGGCACCAACGATCCGTTCGCGGTGTTTCTCACGCTGATGCTGGTCGAGCTCATTTCGGTCGGTCACAGCTCGGCCTGGCATGTCGTGCTGGAATTTTGCCGCGAGGCGGCGCTGGGCGCCCTGATCGGCGTGGTCGGCGGGCGTCTGGTGGTGATGGCGCTCAATCGGGTCGCGCTGCCGCAGGGCCTGCACGCGCCCTTTGTCACGACCGCAGCGCTGGTGATTTTCGGCGCCGCGCAGCTCGGCCATGCCTCGGGATTTCTCGCCGTCTATCTCGCCGGCATCATCATCGGCAACCGGCCGACCCGGGCGCATAATTCGGTGGTGACGTTTCTCGACGCCGCGACCTGGCTGGCGCAGATCGTGATGTTCGTGCTGCTCGGGCTTCTGGTCTCGCCGCAGCGGCTGATGAGCAGCGCCGTGGCGGCCGTGATGGTGGCGCTGGTCTTGATGCTGGTGGCGCGGCCGATCGCGGTGTTTCTGTGTCTGGCGCCGTTTCGCTTCAACTGGCGGGAGAAGATGTTCATCGCCTGGACCGGCCTGCGCGGCGCGGTCGCAATCTTCCTGGCGTCGATCCCGATGCTGGTCGGGCTCTCAAAAGCCTATCTCTATTTCGACGTCGCCTTTGTCGTCGTCATCATCTCGCTATTGCTGCAGGGCTGGACGCTGGCGGCCGCGGCGCGGCGGCTGCATGTGGCGCTGCCGCGCGCCGATCGCGGCCCGCGCCGTGTTGAGCTGGACTTGCCCGGCCAGCTCGAGCAGGAACTGGTCGGCTATTCCGTGCGCCCCAAGAGCCTGTTCTTCCGGCGCGGCCTCATTCCTTCCTGGTCGAAACCGACGCTCGTGATCCGCGACCAGCGCATCCTCTCGCCCGTGGAAGCCGATCCGATTGCGCCGGGCGACTACATCTATCTGCTGGCGCCGCCGGAAAAGGCCGCGGCGCTGGACCGCTTCTTTGTCGACATGCTGCCGAGCAGCGCGCCCGACCCGCATCTGCTCGGCGATTTCATCGTTTCGGGCGAGCACACGCTTTCCGAACTTGCCGAGATCTACGGCGTCAAAGTGAACGAGGCGGACGCAAAACTGACACTGGCCGATTATTTCGACGTGCATCTCGATCACGCCCCGAGGGAGGGCGCGGAGCTTGCTCTCGATTCCATCGTTCTGGTGGCGCGCAATATCGGCGGCGGCCGGGTCAATGTTGTCGGATTGAGGCTGCCCGAGGACGAGGAAGACAGCGGACCCTTGACTCGCATGCAGACGCTCAAGCGCAAGCTCGGCGACCTCTGGGCGTCGGTGGCGGGGGTCTAG
- a CDS encoding mechanosensitive ion channel family protein, whose amino-acid sequence MDFDLTDVIDVLHAAARSVGAEVASPWFYLQLGLILAGAGISLALGAAIRARIDMTSLGMGWPAPLRLFMRVLVGSASTAMFALLMRIARTIMVASTWPSRSYLLSISAKLAFAWLVILLVTSVIRNTFLVRLVSLSAWLVAALSILGELDPVIDALDSVAIMVGGLRLTPLLLIKLTVLLAVALWFTNIASKFVESRITQTSDLTPSLQVLLIKIIRLALMAFAVTVVMSAVGINLSALAIFSGAAGVGIGFGLQKIIANFISGIILLADKSVKPGDLVTIGDATGRINEMKTRYISVAAGDGREFLIPNEDLVTQKVVNWTYTDKNTLVKVTFGTNYDADPRLVCKLAVDIAAAAPRAIKSKPPNCLLVEFAEAGMKFSLTFWIADPDGMDNVKSEVMLSLWDAFKREGIQVPYPVRELRVRGGALPVETMVDATT is encoded by the coding sequence ATGGATTTCGACCTCACTGACGTCATCGATGTCCTGCATGCCGCCGCGCGTTCGGTCGGCGCGGAGGTCGCCTCACCCTGGTTCTATCTGCAGCTCGGCCTGATCCTGGCCGGCGCCGGGATCTCGCTGGCCTTGGGCGCCGCGATCCGCGCGCGGATCGACATGACCTCCCTCGGCATGGGCTGGCCGGCGCCGCTGCGGCTGTTCATGCGCGTATTGGTCGGCAGCGCATCGACCGCGATGTTCGCGCTGTTGATGCGGATCGCGCGCACCATCATGGTGGCGTCGACCTGGCCGAGCCGAAGTTACCTGCTCAGCATATCCGCCAAGCTGGCATTTGCCTGGCTCGTCATCCTCCTCGTCACGTCGGTCATTCGCAACACCTTCCTCGTCCGCCTGGTGTCGTTGTCGGCGTGGCTGGTGGCGGCGTTGAGCATTCTCGGCGAGCTTGATCCGGTGATCGACGCGCTCGACTCGGTCGCGATCATGGTCGGCGGATTGCGGCTGACGCCGCTGCTCCTGATCAAGCTCACGGTGCTGTTGGCGGTCGCGCTGTGGTTCACCAATATCGCCAGCAAATTCGTGGAGAGCCGGATCACGCAAACCAGCGACCTGACGCCGTCGCTCCAGGTGCTGCTGATCAAGATCATCCGCCTCGCCCTGATGGCCTTCGCGGTCACGGTCGTGATGAGCGCGGTCGGCATCAACCTGTCGGCACTCGCGATCTTCTCCGGTGCCGCCGGCGTCGGCATCGGCTTCGGCCTGCAAAAGATCATCGCCAATTTCATCTCCGGCATCATCCTCTTGGCGGACAAATCGGTGAAGCCGGGCGATCTCGTCACCATCGGCGACGCTACCGGGCGCATCAACGAGATGAAGACCCGCTACATCTCGGTCGCCGCCGGCGACGGCCGCGAATTCCTGATCCCGAACGAGGACCTGGTCACCCAAAAAGTCGTCAACTGGACCTACACCGACAAGAACACACTGGTGAAGGTCACCTTCGGCACCAATTACGACGCCGATCCGCGCCTGGTCTGCAAGCTCGCCGTGGATATTGCCGCAGCGGCCCCGCGCGCCATCAAGAGCAAGCCGCCGAACTGCCTCCTGGTCGAATTCGCCGAGGCCGGCATGAAGTTTTCCCTGACTTTCTGGATCGCCGACCCCGATGGGATGGACAACGTCAAGAGCGAGGTGATGCTGTCGCTGTGGGACGCCTTCAAGCGCGAGGGCATCCAGGTACCCTATCCGGTGCGCGAACTTCGCGTCCGCGGCGGCGCCTTGCCGGTGGAGACCATGGTCGACGCGACGACCTGA
- the map gene encoding type I methionyl aminopeptidase — MSYIEATDTSLRKTGQIKLHGPSGFAGMRKAGALVAKCLDELTDIVKPGVPTSEIDEFVREFAFSHGAYPATLMYRGYRYSTCTSINHVVCHGMPGDRALKEGDIVNIDVTFIVEGWYGDSSRMYAVGAIARKAERLIEVTYEAMMRGIAAVKPGATTGDIGHAIQGFVEPQGMSVVRDFCGHGLGRMFHDEPNIIHIGRPGEGVTLKPGMFFTIEPMINLGKPHVKILSDGWTAVTRDRSLSAQFEHSVGVTSTGVEIFTLSQRHGEKPPGVG; from the coding sequence ATGAGCTACATCGAAGCCACAGATACCTCCTTGCGCAAGACCGGACAGATCAAGCTGCACGGGCCGAGCGGCTTTGCCGGCATGCGCAAGGCAGGCGCGCTGGTCGCGAAATGCCTCGATGAACTGACCGATATCGTCAAGCCGGGCGTGCCGACCTCTGAGATCGACGAGTTCGTCCGCGAGTTCGCCTTCAGCCATGGCGCCTATCCGGCGACCTTGATGTATCGCGGCTATCGCTATTCGACCTGCACCTCGATCAACCACGTGGTCTGCCACGGCATGCCGGGCGACCGCGCGCTGAAGGAAGGCGACATCGTCAACATCGACGTCACCTTCATCGTCGAGGGCTGGTACGGCGATTCCAGCCGGATGTACGCGGTAGGCGCGATCGCCCGCAAGGCCGAACGGCTGATCGAAGTGACCTATGAAGCCATGATGCGCGGCATCGCCGCGGTCAAACCGGGCGCCACCACCGGCGACATCGGCCACGCGATCCAGGGCTTTGTCGAGCCGCAGGGCATGAGCGTGGTGCGCGATTTCTGCGGGCATGGTCTCGGCCGCATGTTCCATGACGAGCCGAACATCATCCATATCGGCCGGCCCGGCGAGGGCGTGACGCTGAAACCCGGCATGTTCTTCACCATCGAGCCGATGATCAATCTCGGCAAGCCGCATGTGAAGATCTTGTCCGACGGCTGGACCGCGGTGACCCGCGACCGCTCGCTGTCGGCGCAGTTCGAACATTCGGTCGGCGTGACCTCAACCGGCGTCGAGATTTTTACGCTGTCACAGCGTCATGGCGAAAAGCCGCCGGGGGTGGGGTAG
- the radC gene encoding RadC family protein — MPAKTSEPEDQSPETPHYHGHRERLRERFHGAGPDALSDYELLEMVLFAAQPRRDMKPLAKSLLKTFGSFAEVIHAPEARLKEVDGVGDVTITQLKLIAAAASRIAKGQLQRRTLLSSWNDVLDYCRTSMAFADKEQFRILFLDKRNQLISDEVQQVGTVDHTPVYPREVIKRALELSATAVILVHNHPSGDPTPSSADIQMTKAIIGIAAPLGISVHDHIIVGKNGHASMKAMKLI, encoded by the coding sequence ATGCCCGCCAAGACAAGCGAACCTGAAGATCAATCCCCCGAGACGCCGCACTATCACGGCCACCGCGAGCGGCTGCGCGAGCGCTTTCACGGCGCCGGGCCGGACGCCTTAAGCGATTACGAACTGTTGGAGATGGTGCTGTTCGCAGCCCAGCCCCGGCGCGACATGAAGCCGCTCGCCAAATCGCTGCTCAAGACATTCGGGTCGTTCGCTGAAGTCATTCACGCGCCGGAAGCGCGGTTGAAGGAAGTTGACGGCGTTGGCGACGTCACCATTACCCAATTAAAGCTGATCGCCGCCGCTGCAAGCCGCATCGCCAAGGGCCAGTTGCAGCGGCGCACGCTGTTGTCGTCGTGGAACGACGTGCTCGACTATTGCCGCACCTCGATGGCGTTCGCCGACAAGGAGCAGTTCCGCATCCTGTTTCTGGACAAACGCAACCAATTGATATCCGACGAGGTGCAGCAGGTCGGCACCGTCGACCACACCCCGGTCTACCCGCGCGAGGTCATAAAACGGGCGCTGGAATTGTCGGCAACCGCCGTGATCCTGGTGCACAATCACCCCTCCGGCGATCCCACGCCGTCAAGTGCGGATATCCAGATGACGAAAGCGATCATCGGCATCGCCGCCCCGCTGGGCATCTCCGTGCACGATCACATCATCGTCGGCAAGAACGGACATGCGAGCATGAAGGCGATGAAGCTGATATGA
- a CDS encoding NHL repeat-containing protein, whose amino-acid sequence MAFEKRFVRAATWACGLTVMAISVTVPAGPAKAQAYTYSATIGAGALLSDPVASAVDIAQGRLLVADRNNDAVLVYDTTTLAHIATIGVVGVAVPLDNIHLNQPSGVCVDAANDHILVVDGGNERVQIYDAKSLAYVATIGEPNVVGIDNAHFNRPASVKINPVAGQIYVADSFNERIQIFDAKSFRYVATLGTTRVPGTDANQLIQPSDAEYNPLTNQIMIADRLNERVMLYDATTLKPLSQLGETGIPAYEAGDNAHFYAPTAIAFDAANKVVLIVDSGNHRVQIYHAQNYKFFRTLGKAGEDGTDNKHFATPKGVSADPAHSRIFVVDSGNSRVQVYTTKPAR is encoded by the coding sequence ATGGCGTTTGAAAAGCGTTTCGTCCGCGCGGCCACGTGGGCGTGTGGGCTGACGGTGATGGCGATCTCAGTGACCGTCCCCGCCGGCCCGGCCAAGGCGCAAGCCTACACCTACTCCGCAACGATCGGCGCCGGCGCGCTTCTCAGCGACCCGGTGGCAAGCGCGGTCGACATCGCTCAAGGCCGCCTCTTGGTTGCCGACCGCAACAATGACGCGGTTCTGGTCTATGACACAACGACGCTCGCCCATATTGCCACGATCGGCGTGGTCGGGGTCGCCGTCCCGCTCGACAATATTCATCTGAACCAGCCCAGCGGGGTCTGCGTCGACGCCGCCAACGATCATATCCTGGTCGTCGATGGCGGCAATGAGCGGGTCCAGATCTACGACGCCAAGAGCCTCGCTTATGTCGCGACGATCGGCGAGCCCAACGTCGTCGGTATCGACAATGCCCATTTCAACCGGCCGGCATCGGTCAAGATCAACCCGGTCGCCGGCCAGATCTACGTCGCGGACAGCTTCAATGAGCGGATCCAGATCTTCGACGCGAAGAGCTTCCGCTACGTCGCGACGCTCGGCACGACCCGGGTTCCCGGCACCGACGCCAATCAGCTCATCCAGCCCAGCGACGCCGAATATAACCCGCTAACGAACCAGATCATGATTGCCGACAGGCTCAACGAGCGTGTGATGCTCTACGATGCCACTACCTTGAAGCCGCTCTCGCAGCTCGGCGAGACCGGCATCCCCGCCTATGAGGCGGGCGACAACGCGCATTTCTACGCCCCGACCGCGATCGCGTTCGATGCCGCGAACAAGGTCGTCCTGATCGTCGATTCAGGCAATCATCGCGTTCAGATATATCATGCGCAGAACTACAAGTTTTTCCGGACCCTGGGGAAGGCCGGCGAGGACGGCACCGACAACAAGCACTTCGCCACTCCGAAGGGCGTCAGCGCCGACCCCGCCCATTCCCGAATCTTCGTCGTCGACTCCGGCAACTCCCGCGTGCAGGTCTACACGACGAAGCCGGCGCGCTAG
- a CDS encoding acetamidase/formamidase family protein, giving the protein MSRRHEISSAPENMVWGYIDSATPPVLEIASGDTVTLHSFPAGGKESLPEDKSLVPPDYLLALDTLVQGPGPHFITGPVYVNGARPGDVLQVDIVSVKVRQDWGFVSILPLLGTLPDEFTEYETIHPTVDHARQVCVMPWGLEIPLDPFFGIIATAPPPAWGRCGSPVPRAFGGNMDNKELRPGTTLYLPVFNEGALFFAGDGHGVQGDGEVCITALETGVTGTFRLTVRKDMDLKWPFAESATHLMSIGLDEDLDDAAKQAVREMVKHICERTNLSRNQAYMLCSLAGNLRVTQLVDGNKGIHMLLSKAYL; this is encoded by the coding sequence ATGTCCCGCCGTCATGAAATCTCCTCGGCCCCCGAAAACATGGTGTGGGGATATATCGACAGCGCCACGCCGCCGGTGCTGGAAATCGCCTCCGGCGATACCGTGACGCTGCATTCCTTCCCCGCCGGCGGCAAGGAATCGCTGCCCGAAGACAAGAGCCTGGTGCCGCCGGATTATCTCTTGGCGCTCGACACGCTGGTGCAGGGCCCCGGGCCGCATTTCATCACGGGGCCGGTCTATGTGAACGGCGCGCGTCCCGGCGACGTGCTGCAGGTCGATATCGTCAGCGTGAAGGTGCGCCAGGACTGGGGCTTTGTGTCGATCCTGCCGCTGCTTGGCACCTTGCCGGACGAGTTCACCGAATATGAGACCATTCATCCGACCGTCGACCATGCCCGCCAGGTTTGCGTGATGCCTTGGGGCCTGGAGATTCCGCTCGATCCGTTCTTCGGCATCATCGCGACCGCGCCGCCGCCGGCGTGGGGACGCTGCGGATCGCCGGTGCCGCGCGCCTTTGGCGGCAATATGGACAACAAGGAACTGCGTCCCGGCACCACGCTTTATCTGCCGGTGTTCAATGAGGGCGCTCTCTTTTTCGCCGGCGACGGCCACGGCGTGCAGGGCGACGGCGAGGTATGCATCACCGCGCTCGAAACCGGGGTGACCGGCACGTTCCGTCTTACGGTTCGCAAGGACATGGACTTGAAATGGCCGTTCGCCGAAAGTGCCACCCATCTGATGTCGATCGGACTCGACGAAGATCTCGACGACGCTGCCAAGCAGGCGGTGCGCGAGATGGTGAAGCATATTTGCGAGCGCACCAATCTGTCGCGCAATCAGGCCTATATGCTGTGCTCGCTCGCCGGCAATCTGCGTGTCACCCAGCTCGTCGACGGCAACAAGGGCATCCACATGCTGCTGTCGAAGGCGTATTTGTGA
- a CDS encoding ATP-binding cassette domain-containing protein, with translation MRFRVEGLDQHYGSAQVLRRVGFEVPPGECVAVLGRNGAGKTTLLKCLMGVLPATRGRVLVDETEITGWSSYRRSAAGLAYVPQGREIFSELTVGENIDAAARAHGTFGTATVEDTIALFPILKQMWRRPGGALSGGQQQQLAIARALVTRPSLLILDEPTEGIQPNLVAAIRDVLASFKGKISLLLVEQYLDFALSLADAFVVLSRGGVIEAGRTESSSRELLSRHIAI, from the coding sequence ATGCGCTTCCGCGTCGAGGGGCTCGATCAGCATTATGGCAGCGCACAGGTGCTGCGCCGGGTCGGCTTCGAGGTGCCGCCAGGCGAATGCGTCGCCGTGCTCGGCCGCAACGGCGCCGGCAAGACTACGCTGCTGAAATGCCTGATGGGCGTGCTGCCGGCGACCCGCGGCCGGGTTTTGGTCGATGAGACCGAGATCACGGGCTGGTCGTCGTACCGACGCTCGGCCGCAGGCCTCGCCTATGTGCCGCAGGGCCGCGAGATTTTTTCTGAACTCACGGTCGGCGAGAACATCGATGCGGCGGCCCGCGCGCACGGCACTTTCGGCACCGCGACGGTCGAGGACACCATCGCGCTGTTTCCGATATTGAAGCAAATGTGGCGGCGTCCCGGCGGCGCGCTGTCCGGCGGCCAGCAGCAGCAACTCGCCATCGCCCGCGCGCTGGTGACGCGACCGAGCCTGCTCATCCTCGATGAGCCGACCGAAGGCATCCAGCCCAATTTGGTCGCGGCGATCCGCGACGTCCTGGCCTCGTTCAAGGGCAAGATCTCGCTGCTGCTGGTCGAGCAATATCTCGACTTTGCATTGAGCCTTGCCGATGCTTTCGTGGTGCTGTCGCGTGGCGGCGTCATCGAAGCCGGCCGCACCGAATCCTCCAGCCGCGAACTCTTGAGCCGGCACATCGCCATCTGA
- a CDS encoding ABC transporter ATP-binding protein has protein sequence MSAALLVDSVTVEFGSFRAIDALSLAVDFGEVRAVIGPNGAGKTTLLDVISGITRPKQGRVIFDDTSDITRSSEAVIARAGVRRKFQKPSIFEGLSVYQHIAIGAQGGFRRALSQEALGKRVHEVLEVVGLADFAERPASELAHGQKQWLEVGTVLASNPKILMLDEPVAGLTEEETERTAALVRSLKRPDRAIVVVEHDMDFVEQIADRVTVLHEGKTLFEGSMANARADERVVDVYLGR, from the coding sequence ATGAGTGCGGCGTTGCTGGTCGACAGCGTCACCGTCGAGTTCGGCAGTTTCCGCGCCATCGACGCGCTGTCGCTCGCGGTCGATTTCGGCGAGGTCCGCGCTGTGATCGGCCCGAACGGCGCCGGCAAGACGACCTTGCTTGACGTGATCTCCGGCATCACCCGCCCCAAGCAGGGCCGCGTCATCTTCGACGACACATCCGACATCACCCGATCAAGCGAAGCCGTCATCGCGCGGGCCGGCGTCCGGCGCAAATTCCAGAAGCCGAGTATCTTTGAGGGCCTGAGCGTCTACCAGCACATCGCCATCGGGGCGCAGGGCGGCTTTCGCCGCGCGCTGTCGCAAGAGGCGCTGGGCAAGCGGGTGCATGAGGTGCTCGAGGTGGTGGGACTGGCCGACTTCGCCGAGCGTCCGGCGTCGGAATTGGCGCATGGACAGAAGCAGTGGCTCGAGGTCGGCACCGTGCTGGCGTCGAACCCCAAGATCCTGATGCTGGATGAGCCGGTGGCCGGCCTCACCGAAGAGGAAACCGAACGCACCGCGGCGCTGGTGCGCAGCCTGAAGCGGCCCGATCGCGCCATCGTGGTAGTCGAGCACGATATGGATTTCGTCGAACAGATCGCCGACCGCGTCACCGTGCTGCATGAGGGCAAAACCCTGTTCGAGGGCTCGATGGCCAATGCGCGGGCCGATGAGCGCGTCGTCGACGTGTATTTGGGGCGTTGA
- the urtC gene encoding urea ABC transporter permease subunit UrtC: MKPLSSDRSFLFLLAAVLAVALLLVISMATPFGLSGYLANAVGQLAAFAVLALSLDLIWGYLGILSLGHGLFFGIGGYVVAMHLLKHSYEVTGKVPDFMQFMGWHEFPFYWAGFGFFPYAVLVTVAVTLLISGVFGYVSFRSRVGGVYFAIITQALVYVAMLLMFRNDTGFGGNNGMTGFAVVFGWPIGLKSVVIAMAALSVLALGITLLGCRMLLASRFGSLMIAARDDEMRLRTLGYETLRLKLAVWCLSALIAALAGMLYVPQVGIINPRLLAPELSLEIAVWVAIGGRGHLIGAMIGAVLVNALKFWLSAAAPELWPFILSGLIMLVVLVFPNGLVDVATLKLVRPMGLKRLSSETPELRG; this comes from the coding sequence ATGAAGCCGCTTTCGAGCGATCGCAGCTTCCTGTTTCTGCTCGCCGCGGTGCTGGCGGTCGCGCTGCTGCTGGTGATTTCCATGGCGACGCCGTTCGGGCTTTCCGGCTATCTCGCCAATGCCGTCGGCCAGCTCGCGGCCTTTGCGGTGCTGGCGCTCTCGCTCGATCTGATCTGGGGCTATCTTGGCATTCTTTCGCTCGGACACGGGCTGTTTTTCGGCATCGGCGGCTATGTCGTCGCGATGCATCTCCTGAAGCATTCTTATGAAGTCACCGGCAAGGTGCCCGATTTCATGCAGTTCATGGGATGGCACGAGTTTCCGTTCTACTGGGCGGGGTTTGGCTTTTTTCCCTATGCGGTGCTGGTGACGGTCGCGGTGACGCTCCTGATCTCCGGCGTGTTCGGCTATGTGTCGTTCCGCTCCCGCGTCGGCGGGGTCTATTTTGCGATCATCACCCAGGCACTGGTCTATGTCGCGATGCTCCTGATGTTCCGGAACGACACGGGTTTCGGCGGCAATAACGGCATGACCGGCTTTGCCGTGGTGTTCGGCTGGCCGATCGGCCTCAAGAGCGTCGTCATCGCCATGGCGGCGCTCTCGGTGCTCGCGCTCGGCATAACCCTATTGGGTTGCCGGATGCTGCTCGCCAGCCGCTTCGGCAGCTTGATGATCGCTGCCCGCGACGACGAGATGCGCTTGCGCACGTTGGGCTATGAGACGTTGCGGCTGAAGCTGGCGGTCTGGTGCCTGTCGGCGCTGATCGCCGCACTCGCCGGCATGCTCTATGTGCCGCAGGTCGGCATCATCAATCCGCGGCTCTTGGCGCCGGAATTGTCGCTCGAAATCGCGGTTTGGGTCGCGATCGGCGGCCGCGGCCATCTGATCGGCGCGATGATCGGCGCGGTGCTGGTCAACGCCCTAAAATTCTGGCTGTCGGCGGCAGCTCCCGAGCTGTGGCCTTTTATCCTGTCGGGACTGATCATGCTGGTGGTGCTGGTGTTCCCCAACGGATTGGTCGATGTTGCGACGCTGAAGCTGGTGCGGCCGATGGGCCTAAAACGGCTTTCCTCCGAGACGCCGGAGTTGCGCGGATGA